Within the uncultured Draconibacterium sp. genome, the region GGATATGTCGAAAATATATTACCTGCAAACCGTAAAACTCGACAATGATATCCATGATCTTTTCCCGGATCTGCCAAAAGCAAATGCACGCCTGGAAACAGATATTATGTATCGCCACTGGGATACCTGGCACGATTACACCTATAATCACATTTTTATTGCCAATTATTCGGATGGAAAAGTAGGCGAAGGAAAAGACATTATGACCGGCGAGCGTTTTGATTCGCCGATGAAACCATTTGGCGGAACGGAGCAAATTGTTTGGAGTCCTGATTCAAAAACACTGGCATACGTTTGTAAGAAAAAGGTTGGGAAAGAATATGCTGTTTCTACCAATTCAGACATTTACATGTACGATGTAGTAAGTGGCACAACCAGCAACTTTACCGAAGGAATGATGGGCTACGACCAAAATCCGGTTTATTCGCCCGACGGAAAATATCTGGCCTGGGAAAGCATGGAGCGCGATGGATACGAATCGGATAAAAACCGCTTGTTTGTGGCCGATTTGGAAACAAGTGAAAAGAAAGATTATTCGGCCGGTTTTGATCAAAATGCGGCTTCATTGAGCTGGAGTGCTGATTCAAAATCAATTTATTTTATCAGCGACATTCATGCAACGGATGAAATTTACCAATTGGTTTTAGCTGATAATTCAATTACTCGATTGACAGATGGAGTTCACAATTATCAAAGTGCAGTTCCGGTTGGAAACCATTTGTTGGCTTCAAAAGTTTCTATGTCGCAACCGGCTGAGCTTTATTTGGTTGATCCTGCCACCGGAAAAGATGTGGCTTTAACCACTGTAAACAAAGGAATTCTCGATCAGCTTACCATGGGAAAAGTGGAAAAACGCTGGATGGAAACCACAGACGGAAAACAAATGGCAGTTTGGGTGATTTATCCGCCACATTTTGATCCAAATAAGAAATATCCGACTTTACTATACAATCAAGGCGGACCACAAGGCACGGTTAGCCAGTTTTGGTCGTATCGCTGGAATTTCCAAATGATGGCAGCCAACGGTTATATTGTTGTGGCTCCAAACCGTCGCGGGTTACCGGGTTTTGGTCAGGAGTGGAACGAGCAGATTTCGAAAGATTATGGCGGACAAAATATTAAAGACCTGTTAACATCCATCGACGAAATGGCCAAAGAACCTTTTGTTGACGAGACAAAATTGGGGGCAGTTGGTGCCAGTTACGGCGGTTATTCGGTGATGTACCTTGCAGGAAATCACGAAAAGCGTTTTAAAGCTTTTATTGCTCACGACGGTATTTTTAACTTCGAGCACATGTACACCTCAACCGAGGAAATGTGGTTTGTTGATTTCGATTATGGTGGTGCGTACTGGGATAAAGACAATGCCGCAGCACAACGTTCGTACTCA harbors:
- a CDS encoding S9 family peptidase, coding for MKKIALFIFIAMTIVSCTQKESGQVAKNYVPETQKLSSDVMTPEILWSFGRLGGATVSSDGSTISYTVTYYNIEENKSYRDIYTIPVAGGEAKNLTNTASNEYNVVWRPDGKRIGYLSSASGSVQLWEMNPDGSDKSQVSEIEGGIFGFQYAPDMSKIYYLQTVKLDNDIHDLFPDLPKANARLETDIMYRHWDTWHDYTYNHIFIANYSDGKVGEGKDIMTGERFDSPMKPFGGTEQIVWSPDSKTLAYVCKKKVGKEYAVSTNSDIYMYDVVSGTTSNFTEGMMGYDQNPVYSPDGKYLAWESMERDGYESDKNRLFVADLETSEKKDYSAGFDQNAASLSWSADSKSIYFISDIHATDEIYQLVLADNSITRLTDGVHNYQSAVPVGNHLLASKVSMSQPAELYLVDPATGKDVALTTVNKGILDQLTMGKVEKRWMETTDGKQMAVWVIYPPHFDPNKKYPTLLYNQGGPQGTVSQFWSYRWNFQMMAANGYIVVAPNRRGLPGFGQEWNEQISKDYGGQNIKDLLTSIDEMAKEPFVDETKLGAVGASYGGYSVMYLAGNHEKRFKAFIAHDGIFNFEHMYTSTEEMWFVDFDYGGAYWDKDNAAAQRSYSFSPHKYVQNWDTPILIVQGEKDYRVPAEQGMAAFNAAVLRGVPAEMLYLPEENHWVLQPQNGILWQRVFFNWLDKWLK